The stretch of DNA GGTGGGCGCCATTCCCTGCATATGGGCAAGGAGTTCAGCCACTTTGCACCCTGGTTTCTTTTAAGTTCTATTCACCTTAGCTCCCAGTGAAAGAGAGATGGGTCGGTAAGTCAGAGCAGAGCCACCCGGAAGGGACCAACCAGGAAAGACTTTGTCCAAGGCAAATTGTGAATTGTGACAATTTTGTGACCTTCAGAGAAGAGAGGATCGGAGACCAGAGTACCCGGTATGCCTCGGGCAGTACGTGACACGTAAAAAGTGCTCGGTTAATGCACTTAATTTGGTATTTGAATAACGCTGGGGGGTTTTCACAGAGCTTTTATACCCATACTTCTGTTTCACCTGCATATTAATTCCTGATAGGTAGGAAAGCTGCAATCGGCCCTTTGTCCAGATGTGGAATGAGTTAAGCATTAGCTCCAGATCCTAATAGTCCTGGTGGGGCTGGGGTTCCTAACTCTCAGCTCCAAGTGTTCAGGCCTCCATGGGGTTATTTGGCTGGAATGCAAAGGGCATTTCTTTCCCCAGAGATCTTTCCTGAACTGTAGCAATTGTTCAGAAAAGGTTGCGCATCGCAATTCCTGGAGGCCCACAGGTGAAGGGCGTACTTTGAAGAGAACCAGCTTCAGAGCAGGGCTCTGGGTTCAAGTCCAACTCtcctcccaaacacacacacacacacacacacacacacacacacacacacacacacacacttacaagCTGACAGTCTTACACAAGCACCTTGGCCATGTTTCCACATctggaaatagaaaagatgatATCAGTCATGTGAAAAGGATTCAAATTAGATGAAGGGTTTGAAAAGACTTTGTAAACTACACCGTGATGCCAATACAGGGTAAcatgactattattattattattattattattatgtgaacataattttttatttctctgagataaatgcccaagtgtacagttgctgtaccatatggtaattccatgtttagttttgtaggaaATTCTTGAAGTCTTTACCAGACTGTaacatttcacattcccaccagcagtatgtACCCTCATCAGTGTTTGGTGTTATCGTTATTTTTTgtcagccattctgataggtgcgTAGTGATGTCTCATTATCGTTTTAATTTGTGCTTCCTTATAATGTCTAATGAGAGTAatcttcatgtgctttttttttttttgccatttgtaCATCCCCTTTGCTGAAATACCTTTCATGTCTTTTGTTAAATTTCTAACTAgattgttttgtcttattttttctgttgagttttttttttaatatctttattggagtataattgctttacaatggtgtgttagtttctgctttataacaaagtgaatcagctatacatatacatatatccccatgtcccctccctcttgcctctccctcccaccctccctatcccacccctctaggtggtcacaaagcaccgaactgatctcccggtgctatgcggctgcttcccactagctatctattttacgtttggaagtgtatatatgtccatgccactctctcacttcgacccagcttacccttccccctccccatgtcctcaagtccattctctacatctgcatctttattcctgtcctgcccctaggttcttcagaaccatttttttttttccatatgcatgtgttagcatgcggtatttgtttttctgtttctgacttacttcacaacATGACTATCATTAAAGATCTCAGGTTTCTTCCAGCTGCAGGCTCTTTGCCGAACTTCCCATCGGCCCCAACTGGCAGAAGCTGAGGCCTCTGCTCAATTTCGTGACCAACATTGATTGCATAATGACTGTATTAATACTGGGTTAACTTAGCATGCTTTGGTGTCAGCGACGCTAACGCAAGgtgttttcctttctccactTAGTTCCTGCGGCTTTTGCTGGACTGATGTACCTGGTTGTGAGGCAAAAGTACTTTGTTGGCTACCTGGGGGAGAGAACGCAGAGGTAGGCCACTGGGACTGTTTAAGAACCGTGCAGGGAGTCGTACTTTTCCAGCTGGAAGAGTGATCATTCACAACAGTATTCTGTCTACCATTTAAGGCCCTGTGGGACCACTCAGGGTGGGAGGGCGGAGGCCGACTAGGACCCCTCGTCCTTTTCTCCTTGAGCTTTGCTGGTTCTGAAATACAGCTGGGGCCCTTGACtagttttcccatttaaaaattccCCCACACGGTGCTGGGCTCACAAAGGATGCTTTAACGCATTCTTTGCAACCCCACACCCTCTACTCCCACCCTGCAGAGTCTGGGGCTTGAATGACGGTCTCTGTCTGGCTTCCCAAAGCCTCCAGTGAGTGAAACATTTCATTGTTTGCCAGAGAAATGAGAACTAAAGCTTGCACCTTGTGATGAGTTCCCTTGAGTAACAGATCATCCGGGGACCAGCGGAAAGAATGTTGAGAAAGTAAGATGCACTAACAGGCATCAGACGGAGCCAGTGGATAGAGTCACCACTGCACTGCTTACAGATGTCGCCCAAAGCGGCAATTGTACTTTCCCTAGACCTGGGTTGGGAAGGCTGgattttagtaaaataaatgataatacttGAAGAAGAAATGTTTGAGTTACAATTTCCACCAGTTCCTGAGCGATCAGAATTCCTGATGGGCTCTGAAGGCTGGGAAGATGCCCTGGGAGCTCCACCCACACACTGACCCCAGCCTCCGGCTCCATGTCTTTCCCTTGTCTGGCTtcacttctctctgtctctcacaatAGCGCCCCCTCTAGTGGATAAGGGACTCTCCGTTCAGAGAGCCTCCTTCAGCGGTGACAAAGGCAGTGCCATCCCAGAAGGTCACCAGGTGAAAGCACTGCTTCTGGGGAACCCCGGGGGCCTGCGAAGCTGAGTGATTTCCGGTGGTTGGATGGTCAGCTGCAGCCGGAGAGGAATGGTGGTGCCCCCAGCAAGTCTCCTCCAAGCTCACCTCCCCCTCATTCCTCTCTAGCGGCGTTTTTGTTTATCCTCTAAAACCACAACTCCATTACCTCTCACATCCTTATCAACACTGTCCTCAGTgatattctttattcttctttatccTGGAAAACCGCTATTCTGCCTTCCCCCAGAGGTTTACCTGTTGTCCAGAGTCGAAGGGGGCAGAATAACTATCCATGAAATGAGGGGCTCTGCTCTCCCGGCTGGCTCCCCCGAAGCCCCGTCTTCCTCCCCCAAAGTCCCAGGAATTCAGCCCAGTCACTGGTCTCCTCTTTATCCGTCACCACTTGCCTGAGATCTTAaagttgctttaatttttaagtttttttggccacgctgcgtgacttgcgggatcttagttccccgaccagggatcgaacccggggccacggcagtgaaagcacggagtcctaaccactggaccaccagggaattcccttaaagtTGCTTTAATTCCAAGACACTCTGTGGGACATGACAAAATATGTCCGCTTACCCACAGGCTCTTTTCGTTTCAAAGGTAGTCACTACTAGGGAATGAACAAGAATAAACACCAGGATAATAGACTTAAAAATGGACACGTCTCTGGATCTTATTGAAATGAGGCCTGTGCTCTGAAATCCCTCCCTGGTCTCCCCCATCAGGTGGTAGGAAGAAGATCCCATCGCCCCTTAGCCCACTGTCTGTGCCAGTGCCGGACCCTTCTCACCACCCCTGCGTATGCGTTACTAGCCGTCATCGTGCTCCTTCCCGCCGAGCTCTAGCACGGCCTCACAATACTTTCTCAACACGGTGTTCTGGGCCGTTGTCATCAGCAGAAATGATATACACTAGATGAAGTGTCTGATCCTAATTTAGACCAAAATATAGCCTGAGGGCCTCTGTGGTCATgtcaaggggattttttttttgctgtgccgtggggcatgcgggatcttagtttcctgaccagcgatcgaacccatgccccctgcattgggagcgtagagtcttaactgctgggctgccagggaagtccccaggtcaAGGGGATTTTTAATTCTGCCTTCTAGAAACTACTTGCTAATCCCTCTTCTGCTGTAGACTCCTCTCCTTCCCCGGTCCTTCTGTCCCTGGGCTGTGTCACCCTTGGACTCTGCAGATGCCTTAATGCCCTCCAGACCTGCTTCAGTTCTTGGCCTCACCAGCACATGGAGGTTACTGCTCAGTGAGATCCTTCCCCAGAACTTTCTCCCTTGGGCTCTAGATCATCTTTCGGCTCTGACCCCTGCAGACGTTCCAGTGTCATTTTTGGTCCAGTGGGTGGGTAAGTCACTCCTTGATGTATCTCCCTCACCAAAGCTTCGCCTTCCGGCTTCAGGCTGCCCTGCGAGAATTTTACATCTGTCTCCTGCACTCCTCCTAGAAGTTATGGCTCTTATTCTCAGTCCTTCTCCTTACACGGGGACCCCTTTCTCCCTGTCCTGATTAGGTGGTCAGTAGCATCCTTAACGACACTGCAGTGTAGGGTGAATTTTAGTTTCTTCCCCTTTCATTCTGAGCTACCATCTGGACCCAAACTCAATGGCATTTGGCCTGATGTTACAAGACTGTCTGCCTTTTACTACCTGCCTTGCATCTAGGCTGCTCTGTCTGCTTGTCCCTCAGAGCCCTGTTCCCTGTTGGAGCTCCCACTGAGTTCCTCTTTGCAATTTGAAGTTCTCAGCTCAGAGCTGGTTGGGCAAAGATTGGCTGCGACTCGAGGCCTGTGAATTTGGGTTACCCAAGCCCACCTTCTCCTCATTGCCCACGCCCCCCTCGTTTACTCAGCATCATCCAGGGCCTTTACTGACCACCTGCTCTGAGCAGGTACTGTGTCAGTTGTGAGGTGATAACAGTAAACGTGGCAGAGACCTGGGAATCTCCCAGAGTCAGGGGCACCGTGCAAGACCCCAAATATTGAGCTTACAGAAATGATAATGGACACAGTTTTCAAAAGCCCATCTCCAAGCCTGAGACTTAAAAATGCAGTGAATGAAGGGctggacgggggcgggggggggggcattcACACGTAGCCCTGCACGTGACAGCGTGCTGAGTTCTTGTCTGGGAAGAGTTAAAGCACCATAGACCCATCTCCTTAGGGGAGATATGCCTCGAATCCTCAGAAACTTCCTACCCAAATCAAGAACACCACTGTTTCATCAGGAGGTACTCCCGTTTCATCCTTCACCACAGATTTATCTTGAGCAGGTTCTGAAATGGCTTCACAAATcacttttccttgtttctgtAACGAGCACGTGGGGGCCTCATTCGTGTGATAAATCTGAGTCACTACGGTATTTGACTTTTAACGATTTAATTCCTCTGAAGCCTCTGTTCTCTGGCTGAAAAGCAGACGCGTCTACTTTCTTTGCAGTTCCTTATCAGCATTAGCAGGTAATTCTCTGTATTTGTCTTTGAGGacaaagtgccacagactggggggcttaaacaactgAAACgcactttctcacagttctggaggctggaagtccaagacgaAGATGTCAGGGgcgttggtttcctctgaggcctctctccttggcttgcagacggccgtcttctcccttTGTCCTCAGTGGTCTTCCCTCTGGGCATGTCTGTGTCTTCAcctctttttataagaacaccagttgTGGTGAGTCAGGGTCCACCCCAGGGACCTTGTTTGACCTTGATTACCTCTCTTTAAAGACCCTCTTTCTAAATAGTCATTCTGCGGTACTGGGGTTTAGGAACTTCAACACGTGAATGCGGGGGATACAATTCAGCTCGCTTTTCTTTTGGgaccaaacttttttttcccccaacaaagAGCTAGAATGTGTCACTTCCTGAGCAGGACCGTGAACAGGAAACCGAACCCGAGGAACACAGCCGGCTAAAAAGGAGCAGGGTGCTGGCAGCAGGCAGTGCCTCCCAGACTTTACTGGGCCCGGGAGTCACAGAGGGAGCTCGTCAGTGGCGCAGGTTCTGACCCAGTGGATCTGGGGAGGGACCTGGGATTCTGCATGTTCCAACAGGTGTCTGTGCTGCCGGTGCACGGGACACTGTGGGCAGCGAGGGCATTCATGCTCAACCGTGGAATGATTTTCAAATTCTCGACACAGGAGTATTAGGAGATGCATTATGAACCTTTGGGGTCcctttcaaaaagataaaatttctaaCGTCGAGCCTATGGATGCCATATTCTGCTCTCTGATTGTAGCAAACAAGGGCCAAGCAGCATTAAGGCGTCTGTTTAGCTGAGCTGGCTGATCTCGGGGAGCACTCCTGATTGCCACGGGGGCCCCTCGCCGGGGTCTTTACTAACAGCCTTAGAGACTCACTTGGCTGGTCCACATGTGCCGGTGCTGCACAGATGGACCAGGCACAGCCATCATAGGAGGATGTtgcaggggagagaggaagccagGGCAGCCCCTATGCACAGCTAGGTGGTCCCATGTCACTGGGGAGACGCCTCCTGACCCCAGCTGACGCTCTGTCTAAGCGGCTTAGGACTTTGAACTTCTGAGAGAAGGCGAGGAAAAGTCTCCCTCCCCTGATTCACTTAAATTGTAAGGGCCCGCCTTCCAGTGCTGGGGGTTGGCTCTCATTAGTGCGAACGTGAGTTTTTCCCAGGCAGCCTCAGGAGACTAGATCGAGCCCTCAGATGCCAAAGCACCGCTTAGAGTCCACCAGCCTTCTTGGCTCATTTAAACCATCCTTCTCACACAGAGGCCCTGAAAGTCCTGCATTCTACACGTTGGCCAGCACAGCTCCTGCAGGCGCTCCTGGAGAGGGTCTTAGGCAGCCCATGGGTTCCTAGTCCCCGGTCAGAACCCCGCTGACCGGCAGAAGCCACCACCCTCATGCCATCCAGGAGCTGGCGTTCCGATGGCACTGAGAAGCCGGACAGCAGAGCCCTAATGGTGATGGGTTTGAGGCTCTCTTAGCTTGGTTTTGAAATAGATTCAATGACTAATAGTAGCTAAGACACTTCCATCCTTCATATAAAGTAAATGGAGCATTCTTGAGTAAAAGGAGCTGTAATTTAAACCCCGTGTACCTCAAAGTGATaacattttttgttaaattgGTATCATTTGTGCTGCTTCTAcagtttcctctttccttttttttccagcACACGTGGCTACATATTTGGGAAACGCATCATCCTATTCCTTTTCCTCATGTCCCTGGCTGGGATACTCAACTATTTCCTCATCCTCCTTTTCGGAAGTGACTTTGAAAACTACATGAAGACAATCGCCAACACCATCTCCCCCCTCCTTCTCATCCCCTAACTGAATTCCGGGTGGGTGTGCTCAGCTAATCAATACCTAGAAGCCGTCATAACTCAACCCTTTAAACGATGCTGTAAATCTGCTGACCCTCTGGGCTTTGCAGCTTGAGTGAACCTCACTTTTCCTGGAAGAGAATATCTTCATGTCAGCTCCACCCTGGAACACGATGGTGGCACCAGATTTGCTCTTCAGATCCCGTCTGTGTGTTTCTTACTTATCCTGCTTTCCGAAGATGTTTTGTGACCCGATTTatgttttcctaaaataaaatggcagacaCATATGCGAGGCTGGTGGTTGAGTTTTACGTGGGTAAATTGCTACAGTTGAATAACTGCGTTGTTTTCCTTGACcttaatgatgatgataaaaaaatACGctgtcttcacacacacacacacacacacacacacacacacacacctggaagGTCACCAGTGGTCAAGTGTGATTATCTCTGGGTGAAGAGATTTGGAGTGTTAatctcttatttatattttcatgtattatttgaaAATTGTTAAGTGGCAAAAAAATACCACTAAACAAAGAAAGAGACAGGACACAACTGAAGACTGCCTTTTCCAGGTTGGTCTGGTGTTGCCCCTGACCCCCAGCATAGCACCCTGTGCACGTCTCAACCACAGCAAATCCATATCGCAATGTCAAGGTTTTTTAGTATGTGCCACCCATCCCCACTACATCATCAGCTCTTGAATGTccctatttattttgcttttcctgtGCCAAGCTTAGaggctggcacatagcaggcacccAATGGCTCAGACTATTTGGGAACTCAAAAAAACGTCCTGTACAGTGATGTATTGTAGGGGACAGTAGGCGTGAGTCGTATGAgatcaagatttttttctaacagttttaatgagataaataaattggggataaatgcaaaaacaaacaaacaatccttCCTATGGACAAACGGACTTCCTTAAGAGCCTTTCGTTTCCTTAAGAATCTTTCGTTGAATGTGTGCCCCCTACCCACACCCCATGAGAACTAGGTTGGTACCTTTATGTGCTAGCATCGTACCCAGCACTCTTTGTATCATTCAGTTTAAAATGTGCTGTAACTCAGTGTCAGAGCCTAAGATGATGCCAGACCCATTGTAGGGGTCCCCAAATATTAGTAGAACAAATGAATAAGTAAGTGCATGAGTTCATGAGTCACTGGCTGGTAATACTTAATAAAGTATGTGTGTTGAGCCATTGCCTGTATCAGGTACAGATTCGTAGTGGTCCAACCACTGTCACACCTGCTGTCCCTTGACAAAAAAAGCACAATTTGGAAGACAGCAGGGTGTGCTCAGGAGTCTAGGACACCCAGTGGAGAGAAGCCAGCTCATCGAGACTGAGCTCTCAGTTGAGGTGACCAGCAGTAGATGAGTTCCCTTTACCCCCAGCTGAGTTGCATCATGGTCACCATCACAGGGAGGATGAGGCTGGACGGGGGCCAACTCTCCCCCCGGCTCTCTCCTGTTGGGAGCAGAGTGGACGGAGACGTGGAGTCTGGCCTCAGTGATGTCTGCATCAACGTGTTGTATGTATGACGCTCAAGGCAAGCAGGTCTCTCAATTCACGGGAACAGTCTTCACGGAGTCATGGTTTCCTAGCCTGTCTGAGGGTCCAGGCTGAAGACCCCACATCCAGCAGGAGCCAGTCGCCTCAGTGGAGTTGCTTCTGCTCTCAGCCCTCGGGGTGGGAGCAGGACTCAGTATCCTAGCCGGgcctttcttttcatcttggtgACAGGAAAGGTCACGGCAAGCTGCAGGATGCAAGTGGCCCCTGCGCCTACCTCAGCCTCGGTTGGTTCAGAGGATGGTAGGGTGAGAAatcatcccagtttgcctgggaccaAGGGCTTTCCTGGAAGGtggggcttttgtttttaaaactgggatagtcctgggaaaccaagaaGAGTCGGTCACCCTAAGGGTGGGCTAGGCCTGAATATGCCCAGTGGAGCCTAGAGGCACCTTAGCTCCCAGAGGCCAAACTGGCCATGGGGCCTGCAGCGGGCAGGAGAGGAAGCAATGCGGTGGCCCATCAGAGGAGGCTCTGCAGGCCGTGGCCTGGGCAGGCCGGGCAGGGCGGAGGCGCCAGGGGCATGAGACGCGGGTAGAGCAGCCTTCCTCCACATTGTGAAGAAGGGGCACTCAGGCGCAGAGCTCCTGCGTGAGGGACCCCGCCCCTAATAGGAGGCAGCGTTGCACGGTGACCAAACTCTCTGCAGAGTTCCGGCCTCGGCTGGACCCCTGCTCTGTCACGTCCTCAGTTCTGTGCCATCTTCCCAAGCCTCAGCTTTTGCATGTGCTAAGCTGGGCTAATAACAGTGCCAGCTTTATGGGGTGTTGTGAGGAATAATGAGATAAAGCAGTTGAAGAAGTTTACCACATAATAAGTGCTGACGATTATTTTTGTTATGTTCATTATTGCTATCTTACTGCATTCGTTTTCTGTTGCTGCGGAACGAAATCCCACACACTTCGACGTTTAAAGTCAAGTGCATTGACTATCACAGGCGTTGCGCTGCCGGCTCTAACACAGTGCGCTCCTCCCAGACTGCTCCGGGGCTCCCTCCATCCTTTCATTCAGTGTCTGTGGTCGTCTCTTCCCAGAGCCCCCAAGACCACCGCACTGCGCCTGCATAGAAGCCCATCCCTCCTCCGCCTCACCCCCTGTCCTGCTGCCTTCCCGCTTTTCTTGTCCGTACCCATCACCACCAGAAATCAGACCACTTATTTACCCCTTCCCTGGTTTATTCTTTGCCTCCtccactggaatgtaagcttcCAAAGGGCAGGGACACTGCCTCTATTGTTTATTGCTCTACCCCAGAGCAAAAAATACCCCAGAGCAACACccctattgttttttgtttttgttttttctttgctgtacgcgggcctctcactgttgtggactctcccattgcggagcacaggctccggacgcgcaggctcagcggccatggctcacgggcccagccgctccgcggcacgtgggatcttcccggaccggggcacgaacccgcgtcccctgcatcggcaggcggactctcaaccactgcgccaccagggaagcgcgcccccaccccccgcattGTTTATTGCCAAGAACAGTGCTGGAGCATGATCAGTGCTCAAGAGACGCTTGTGAGCCAATAACAGAATAGACTGGGTGGTGAGGTTGTATCTCCTGGTTTATATGATGTGTGGTGGTGAGACAGGCCTGGGACCTGGACCCTTTGCTGCggtgctgcagtgcttgcacgtggacacacctctcctcgaGCTACAAAATAGAGAGAAactgtatgggactaaaaataactgtgtgcgtGCGCAGTTGGGGACCCAGAAGATAcagagaccaaaaaagaaaacaaactcaaccgccacttttgaagagcccgGAGCCAAAGCAGGGTATTGAGCCttccccctgcacacaacaccacctaaggCGTGGGCAAACTCCCTAAGCCACCCTTCCGGCCCGACCCCTGAACACACCTCACTCTCAACCCCCTGTAAGAAACAAGCCTGCCCCGCCTCGGGAACaaacaagcaagggaacctgtggTTTGTTCTCCCTGcccgctgctgcagcaggggccccggcaaagccttgcctgaatttcttgtctggcctctagtcaatttctattgactggGGAAGGCGAGGAGCCTGGGTCGGGAACACTGAGGGCTGTGGTGGTGATATCTGAAGGACTATAAGTTGGGACAGGGAGCCTAACGGATATTCTCAAGTTTTACTAAGCAAAGCTCCAGCTACGGAGCTGTTAAAAGATGCAAATCCCTCAGTGCCACCCCCAGAGATATGATTTGGTAGGTCATGAACAGGGCCCAGGAATTCACCTTCTTATTCAGATTCTCAGGTTTTTCCTGATGTGAGTGGTTGCAGACTACCTTTTCAGGAGCCCTTTGCTCTAGAGCTGCGCCACCCAATACGATAGCCACGCGTGGCTACGGAGCCCTTGAACTTGGCTTGTCGGAATGGAGATGGGCTGTAAGTGGAAAACGCACACCGGATTTTGAAGAcgtaatataaaaaatgtaaaatatcccattaagaatgtttttatattgattacacatCCAAATGATAATCTTGTGGATATGTTGTGTTAAAcaaaatgcattcattcattaattagaATTAATTACACCTGTTTCTTTCTACGTTCCTTAATGTGAtgactagaaaattttaaattccatgtgCAGCTTGCCTTGTAttgatatttctattggacagcgccGGTCCAGAAGTTCTGTGGGAGCCAGCAAGCTCTCCTAGCTGAAAAAAACGCTGGACCTCAGGCCAAGCACGTGTCTTTGGGTAACGATTCCTTGCAGGCCATATTGAAAAATTACCACAAGAAGCGAACAGGTCCTGTCTAAATCTAGAAAAGAGTTCTTTGAAGCTTGTTACCCATATGATCATGAGAGTGTTTCATGAAGTATTTCTGATCGCAGATGTGGCacattattaaaatatcatttttctggTCACCCTAGAGGCGAGGGTTATCTGAATATGGAGAGAGAAACAGCTTGTGGAGCTGTTGTATAAATGAAATTACTAGAAAGCACTGCACTCAATTGCATATTGGCTCAGGGGCTTATTCTTATTAAAATGTTTAGATAGCAGTTTCTGTTCATTTCTGCAGAATTGCTCTCCAGATTAAAAATTCCACTTGGCACACAAATAGACGAGAGTCCCAGGAGAAGTTTATCCTCCTTTCTTCTTGTTACCCTGGCCTATGCACTTAGATGCTGTGCTGATAGGTAGTACAGATTGTAACCAGCATATGTATTAAAATTTCCTGCAGCTCCGCAAATTGGCACACTCCTGCCTGCCTAAAAGATGTCAGCATAGGCTTCAAGGAGATCAGAAATTCTATCTATAGAAAAGCAACAACTCTGTCTCTCTTTGgataatttttgaaaacaatttttaatggaaattggCCTTAATGTTTGAGGAAGTTTGCTGCAAAAATGGACATGCTATTAATAGAGTGGAAACCACTGCATAAACAAGAGAGCAAAAGAATGAACATTTGGTGGGTGATTACTTGCTTCCGTGCGTATATGTTCGGTTCTCATCGTCAGTGCTATGGCAACCTGACCGTGGCCACAGCACTGTCTGGAAAGGTCGATTCTCACCTGGAGCCAGGAGGCCACGCCCACTGGGCACactgcctccctccctcaccccaattATGTTTACACTTATGGATGCGCTGGCCAGTGACAGATGAAAAGAGCGCTGGCTGGCGTGACTGACGCCATGCGGCTGGATGAGGCTTGTTATTTCCAGTCTCTGAaaaaggctgggggaggggcc from Phocoena phocoena chromosome 18, mPhoPho1.1, whole genome shotgun sequence encodes:
- the ALOX5AP gene encoding arachidonate 5-lipoxygenase-activating protein, with the translated sequence MDYETLGNVVLLAIVTLISVVQNGFFAHKLEHESKTHNGWSFQRTGTLAFERVYTANQNCVDAYPTFLVTLWSAGLLCSQVPAAFAGLMYLVVRQKYFVGYLGERTQSTRGYIFGKRIILFLFLMSLAGILNYFLILLFGSDFENYMKTIANTISPLLLIP